The genomic interval TTACCGAAGCCAGTTCAATATTAACATTAGACCTTAAATAACCGGATAAAAAACTGGATAAATGCCGGGCATAGTGCTGGTGCAGCATTTCCAGTGTTCTTAAATGTTCCTTGGAGAACTTATTGGGCCTGCGAAAATCATAGTTCCTAACCTTGGGTACGCTGCCCGCTTCCATTTCTTCCACCGGCAAATTACCCTGGGTCAAGGCTTCCAGCATGGCGTCAATTTCACTCTGGGATAGAACTTCCTGCATATTTCTCCCTCAATCTCTATCTATTCATAACCCTGTCTATAGCCTGTAGAATTCTGTCCTGTTTGAACGGTTTGACGATAAAATCCATGGCACCGGCCTGAATGGCCTCCATAACCATGGACTGCTGCCCCATGGCACTGCACATAATTATTTTGGCGTTGGGATCAATTTTTTTAATTGCTTTAACCCCTTCGATTCCGTCCATTTCAGGCATAGTAATATCCATGGTTACCAAATCGGGTTTATGCTCTGCGTATAGCTTTACAGCCTGGGCACCGTTTTCCGCCTCGGCTACCACTTCAAAGCCATTTTTAGTAACAATATTTTTGATCATCATACGCATAAATGTGGCATCATCCACTATTAGGATTCTCAAAGACATTAAATGTCCCTCCGTTCTGTTTAAGCTTCTATTCCCAGTGCAAGAAGCAGCTTTTCTATGGATTCGGGTTCGGACATCAAAAAAAAGTGCCCGCTTACCTTTTGATCATCCCTAAACAGCTGTGTTTCAATGGTTAAAATATTATCACCCTCCGATTGCCCGCATTCAATAACCAGAGATGTGAATACAGCGGCCAGCATGTCAAAGGCGAAAATAGGCGTGGACGGGTTAATTCGCAAACCAGTGAAATCAGTTATGGCAGATATAAAGGAACCGGTTAGTATATTACCAATCTCATTGATGGTAGAGGTAGCCAGCTCATCCAATTCGTTGGTGGTACCATCTGCAAATCCCATAAGCATATCTACCAGGCTATAAGTACTTTGCTCATTAAAAATATAGAAAACTATTCCTTTTATGTCACCCTCCAGCTGCAGGCTGACACAGGACACCAGTTCCTCATACCCGCCAATAATATCGATGACTTTATCAAATGCCACAAAACTGCTCTTTGGAACACCCATGCCAATCTTGCTGTCCAGCATTTCCGCCAACGCAGTTGCCGCGTGCCCAAGTCCGATATTGCTTATTTCCTGCAGCGCGTCCAATTGCATTTCGGACAGCCCACCGGTTTCTCTCATTATCTCAACCCTTTCCCTGCAACCAACTACTAGGTTATTTTTTTGTAAAAACACGGTGATAATTTTTCATAACCCAGTTCTTTATAGTTAAAAATCATCTCACTCCCGCCAATGAAAAGAACCCCTCCGGGATTAAGAGCACGATGGAACTTTTTGTATATTTCATCCTGGGCCTCCCTGGTGAAATAAATGGTCACATTGCGACACAGGATTAAGTCGTAAACACCTCTGTAGTCATTATCCAGCAAATTGTGATAACGAAAGGAAACCTGCCTTTTAATAACATCCTTCAAAGCATATAAATTACCCTGCGGGATAAAATAACGCTTTAATCTGTCCTGGCTGACGTTTTTCACGCTATCTTTGCTGTAATTGGCCTCCATCGCTTTTTTTAATATTTGCCGGTCGATATCGGTGGCCTCTATTTTGCTACGACCGGAAAGACCCATTTCTTCAAGGATTATAGCAACCGAGTATGGCTCCGAACCATTGGAGCAAGCCGCACTCCAGATTTTTACCTGGTTATGGCCGTTATACAAAGCGGGTAAATATTTTTTTTGCAAATCGTCGAATCGCAGGGGATCCCTGAAAAATTCGGACACATTAATGGTCAGGTAATCCAAAAATTTTTCGTAAGTTTCCCGTTCCTTAACCATTTGATTAAACAGTTCGCCGTAATTTTTTAGATTCAGTTTAACCAAATAGGAATCCAACCGGCGCTTCAATTGTTTTTCCTTGTAACTATTCAGGTCCAGGCGAAAAGCGGACATTACCCTGGCCTTAAAATCGTTAAATTCCATTTAAATCACCTTGATGCTCTTGCCTAAAGTTTTAACCTGCACTTCCCCGTTTTCCAGGTTCAAATACATAGTCCGCCCTTTGTTACCGCCCACATCCTCGCTGACTATATGTATGGACATCTGCTTTAATATTTTACGCGACATTTCAATATTCCTCTCACCAATATTAAATAATCGTTTTTTATCCACACCTGAAAACATCTGTGCACCACCCACCAGTTTGGCTTTCAACCTGCTTTGGCTGGCACCGTTTTTCACCAGGTCCAATACCATTAATGGTATGCCCAGGTCGGCGTATTTTTCCTTTTTGTTTATTTTGGAAAAATCCTTACTATTAGGGAGCATAATATGTAATAGTCCACCTATTTTAGTTACGGGATCCCACAGGGTTACCCCCACACAGGATCCCAAGCCAAGTGTTACAAGGCGCCCCGGACTTCTGGCCAATTTGTATTCCCCTATGCCAACATGGATATCTTCCTGTTTTTTTGCAAATTGCATTACATCACCCGCATCTGTTTACTTTTGCAAGTTATTGGCAATATTCCAAAGTTGATCTGCGGTTTGTATAATTTTACTGTTGAACTGGGTGGAACGCTGGGCCACGATTAAATTATTCATTTCCGTGACCAGATCAACATTGGATCCTTCCAGTTGACCCTGTATAATAACTCCAGCCTCTTCCTCCCCGGGCACCAGTAACAACTCTTCCCCTGCAGCGTCAGTGGCCTGGTATAGATTATCTCCCAACGGTTCAAGTTCGGTAGGATGTGTGAAAAAGGCCAGCTCAATTTGGCCTATCTCTACAGTATCGCCGTTCTCATCCTTACAGGATAGCATACCTTTCTCATTAATTTTAATATTACTGTAATTATCGGGCAGCGACTCCGCCAGTAATAAGTAGCCCTGTTTACTAATGACCCGGCCACCGGCGTCAACTTGAAAACTACCGTCCCTGGTATAACATACAGAACCATCCTCCCGGGTAAGCCTGAAAAAACCGTTCCCGTTAATGGCCAAATCCAGTTGGCGCCCGGTATAAACCATATTACCTTGACCAAAATGGCGATCCGTAAGGGCAATGACGTTGCCGCTTCCCCTGAGATCCCGCACCGTCCCATCATCATGCAAAGGATGACCGCTTAGAAAATCTATAAAACTAACCGACTGCCTTTTAAATCCCGGAGTGTTGGAATTAATAATATTATTACCAGTTACGTCCAACTTGCGCATTTGAGACAAAAAGCCCACTTTGTTATCGCCAATAATTTTTAGCATAGCTACCCTCCAAACCAGTTAAATATCATCTCAATACACCCACTTTGTTAATGGCCGTATCCAAAAAGCCATCCTGGGCCTGGATAATCCGCTGCCCTGTTTCATAAGCCCGGGTAGCAGCAATAATATCGGTTATTTCCTTTACTGCATCGACATTTGCCGCCTCCAGAAAGCCCTGTCTCAAACCGGGATTTTCCACAACCCGCGCCTCCTGTTCCGGAGCCTGGTACAAATTATTGCCTACACCCACCAACTCCAGCAGGTTATCAAATGTAACTATATTAAGCACTCCGGTTGTATCATCATTTTCCATTACGTTCCCATATTCATCAACCATTAAAGAGTTTACGTCGGTCACCTGAACGGGGCCGTTTTGTCCCATAACCCTAAACCCGTTATCGTTAACCAGATATCCCGCCTGGTCCAGGCTGAAGCTACCGTTGCGGGTGTAAAAAACTTCATCATCATTTGCAGGGTTGACCAGGGTGAAAAAACCGGGTCCCTGCAGTGCAAAATCAGTTTTCTTGCCGGTTTCCCGGGGGTCACCCGGAGCAAAGTCAGTGAATACCCGCTCTATTTGCGCCCCCTGGTTTGTGATACCCAGCGGTTTGTGCATGCTCAACCCCGTCAATGCATCAGTCAATGCATCACGCTGGCGGGAACTTAGCTGAACCAATTCCAGAAAAGGTTTGGCTTCCACCCAGTCTTTCTTGTATCCGGGCAAGTTAGCATTATTCAGGTTACCCGAAGCGGTATCAACTACGGCCATTTGCAAGTTCATACCCGAAACTGCGGAATATATGCCCCTGATCATTTACCTGGCTCCTTTCTCCTCACCGGTAAGTTTTGCTTTTAGCTTCCGTAACGCTTTGGAGTGCAGCTGGCAAACCCGCGATTCGGTCACCTCCAACACACTGCCTATTTCTTTTAAAGTTAGTTCCTCCTGGTAATAAAGGGCAAGCACCAACCGATCCCTTTCGGGCAGATCGCGAATTGCTTGAGCCAGTGTTTGCTTTTCATCCTGCAAAGCAATGATATCCAGTGGATCGGGACTATTCTCGTCTTTAATGGTGTCCGCCAGTACACCCTCTCCATCTGTACCAACACCGTCCTCAAGGGAAATAATAAAAGCACTGCTGTATTCGGCCGCCAACTGCCTCAGCCTGACGGCATCCACACCCATTTCCCCGGCTAATATTCTTTCATCGGGCATTTCTCCGTTTTGCCAGTAACGCTCCTTTAATTTGTTATATTGATGTAACTTCTGCCATTTACTCCGGGGCACCCAGCTTTGCTTCCTGATTTCATCCAGTATGGCACCGCGTATTCTGGTATATGCATAATTTTTAAACTCTGTGCCCATCTTGACATTAAACTTGTCAATGGCATCCAGTAACCCAATAACTCCGTATCCTTCCAGGTCCTCCCGGGTTATGCCCGGCGGCGCGTTTACCATCAACCGCCCGGCAAGGTATTTGACCAGCCCCAGGTGTTTGAGAACCAGTTCATCTTTCAGGGATTGATCCCCGGTTTTGCTATAGCGTGCCCAGATGTCAGCACTGCCCATATCATCACCCCGTTTTAACGCAGGCGTTTTTGCTGGGCCATTCTTTCAAAAATAAAGCGTACTATCATATCTTGCTGGTGAAAGCTAATATCTACAAATTTCACCCCCAGGTGGTAAATCAACCTTACCTGGTCAACCAACTGGTTGCGGATAACTATGGCCTCCAGTTTTACCAATTCCGGCTTGCCCCGGAAGGGCAAAATAAAATTTAACATTAACCTGGTGTTTTCCTTAATTTCCTCCCGCACGGCCAGCTTCATGCCACCACCACTTAAATCGACAACAGAAGCATCAATAAATTTGAGGGGTTTTTTATCATCTTGAAGCACCGCATATTTAACATCCAGCACCACAGGCAGCCGCACGTGCGATCTTTTTTGAATCCTTTCCACTTCCCTGGGATAAGCCAGTTGGTATAGATTTATATTATCTTTTGTTTCACCGATTACCGTGGTATTGAAATAATACGCGGCTCGTTCAGCGGCCAGCCGTACCTGCACCGTATCTCCCTTGCATAAAACCAGCGGGCGCTCCTGTAAATAAGGCCAGGATATACTGATCACATTTTGTTTTATATCCTGAATACTGGAATTAAACCATTCATTAGTGCCCGGTTTGAGCACCTGTATTTTTTGACGAACATGTATATCAAATTCTTCAGCCAAAAAACCGCCTCCCAGCTATTTAAAAAGCCTTGTCAACTTGCTGATAAAACCGCGCAGCCCGCCCTCAGCATCCACCGGTTTGCTCTTATTCAACATGACAGTGGCAATCCTTTTCACAGCTGCTGAGGCACTGGATTGTGGTTTAGCTAAATAAAAAGGGGTTTGATTTTTAACTGCCCGGACCACTGATTGATCCCACGGGATGCTGCCAAGATGCTTGAGTCTGATGGTTAAATACCTGTCCGCCAGGTTAATCAACCGGTGCACGGGCTCGGAGGATTCAACGTTGCTGCGCGCTTGGTTAATAACAAGGCCAACTTCTTTATGTAATTTAAACCTGTCCATCACCTTAATCAAACTATAAGCATCGGTCAGTGATGTAGGTTCCGGGGTAATAACCATTTGCATCTCGTCCGCCGCAGCACAAAAAGCCAACACATCCTTGGAAATACCGGCCCCGGTGTCAATCATTACAAAATCGGCCATGCTATTTAGTATCTCAATACCATTTAATAATTTGGTACGTTGCTTGGTGGAAAGATTGGCCAACTCCAAAAAGCCCGCCCCGCCGGAAATAATTTTAATACCGCCCGGCCCGGGCAACAATATGTCTGAGATGGGTATGTTTTTGAATAAGTGATCGTATAAGGTCAGTGCCGGCGTCATACCCAGCAACACTTCCACATTGGCCATCCCCAGATCGGCATCGAACAGTATTACCCGCTGCCCCTCACCGGCCAGCGCTATGGACAGGTTAACTGCAAGGTTTGTTTTACCAACCCCGCCTTTGCCGCTGGTGATAGTTATCACTCTCGGTCCCTGGGCGGGGATTGAATCATGGGGGCTAACAATCTCTGATGGCCTTTGTTTGAGGGTATTACGATTGATAATCCTCATCGGTTACCAGGCCCCCAATTATAATATCTGCAAAACGCTTGGGTGTCATATGTTCAATATCATCAGGCACATTTTGTCCCCTGGTTACATAACCTACCGGCAAACCTGTATCACAAGAAACATTCAGCATGGAACCGTATGTATCTGTTTCATCCAATTTTGTAAAAATTATTTTATCATAACCAATGGGCAAAAAGTCATTGGCAATTCTGATTAGATCACGGTTTTTAGTAGGGGCACTTAAAACCAGGTGAATGCTTTGGGTTTCTTTCACCGCACCCATAAAGGTGTGTAGTTCCAGCACCTGGCTCCGGTTCATGGAGGGGCGCCCTTCGGTATCAATAAAAACGATATCCTTATCGCTATGTTTTTCCACTGCCCGGGTCAACTCTCCGGGAGTCATAACCACGTCCACTGGTACATCTATAATTTTACCATAATAATTCAGCTTTTCCGTTATGCCAAAACGGTGGTTATAAACGGTTATCAAACCAATCCGTTTCTTCTCCACCACTTTGTATTTCGTGGCCAGCTTGGCCAGGGTCAAAGTCTTGCCTACTCCGGTGGGGCCGATGAATGAATGAATGCGGGCCGCACTTTTACTGGCATATGCGATCTTGACCAGGTCAATGATTCTTTTCTTTAAATGTGCCCTGAATATTTCCTCGGATAAGCTATCGTCCTGTTCAATATTTGATGGCATATCCTTTAATAATTTTTCAATTATAACTTCGTTTATCTCAGCACGCTGTAACAACTTTTTCCACTTGCCAGGCAATCCGCTATCCATTTTACCACCCCCTTTGTTCAATTCCTGTTGCAAAACAATATTAAACCAGTTATTTTGACTTTTTTCCGAGATTTCCATAATCGGCTCCGGTAACCGGGCCGGTACTAACTTACCCGGTATAATACGCGCCGGCGTTTCCGGTTCAACAACGGACTTTGCGTTTTCATCCCGTCCGGCAGGTACCGGTGACTCTAAAAGCAAAGGAGGTGCCGGTGCTTCAATCTTTTGTTGCACCGGTACGTTAAACTCATGATCATCCACCGCCGCGGTAACCTCGATCCGGCGGGGGCCAAATAACTGCCGAATACTTCTTATCGGCTCTTTGGCAGTGCTAACAATCACTGCATCTTCCCCCAACTCCCGGCGTATTTGCTGCAGTGCCTGCTGCATATCGGCGGCAACTACTTTTTTAATTTTCATCCATTACCACCGTCCCCACTGCCTCGATTTCTATTTCCGGAATTATTTCATTCATTGATAAAACCGCTGTTCCGGGCATCTGCCGGACGATAAAACGCCGTAGTGGCAGGCGCAGCCGCGGTGAACATAACAGCACCGGCGAATACCCTTTACCCAGAGCATTGTCCACTGTTTTAGCTATACTCTCCAGCACCTGGCGGGCCAACCGGGGTTCCAGCACAGGGTAGGATCCCATTTGCGTTGGCTGTATTGCATCGGTCATCATTTTTTCTATTTTCGGATGCAGAGTAATCACCTGGAGTTTGTTTTCAGCATTAAGCAGGCTGCGGCAAATACTGCGGGCAAGGGCCTGGCGCACGTGTTCGATTAAAAAATCCAAATCTTTGTTCATGCGCACGCCGTCCCCCAGGGCTTCTAATATGGTGATAATATCTTTAATGGGTACATTTTCCTTTAGCAGGTTTTGCAGTACCTTCTGCACTTCACCCACCGACATGGGTTCCGGCACCAAATCCTCCACCACCGCCGGGTTTTTCTCCCTCACTACGTCGATTAGTTCCCGGGTATCCTGGCGCCCGATCAGTTCGTGGGCATACTTTTTAATGAACTCCGTTAGATGAGTAACCAGCACAGTGGGAGAATCCACCACGGTAAAACCCGCCAATTCCACCTGTTCCTTTTGCTCACCGGTCACCCACCAGGCCGGCAACCCGAAGGTGGGCTCAGTGGTGGCTATACCCGCCACGTTGATCTCCTGGCCTGTGGGATTAAGGGCCAAATAGTAGCCAGGCATTAATTCTCCGCCATCAATTTCTTCACCATGTATTCTGAAAATATACCGGTTGGGTGGTAACTGCAGGTTGTCCCTGATACGTATAGGGCGCACATAAAGTCCCATTTCAGCTGCCAACTGGCGGCGTACTGCAGTAAGCCTTTGCAGTAAATCCCCCCCTGCTCTATCGTCGGTCAACGGTATGAGGTTGTAACCAATTTCAATTTGCAGTGGATCGGTTTCCAACAACTGCAGTACATTTTCCGGTTCCCGTTTTTCCTGTACCCGCTTTTGGGCATCCTGCTCCTGCACCAATAATTCCTCGCGTTTTTGCGCGTTAAGCAATGAATACCCCAGAAATGCAAGGGCACCGGCCAGTGCAAAAAATACCAATCCCGGCATGGCCGGAATCAAGCCGATGGCAAATAAAATTCCCGCCACAATAAACATTATTTTGGGAAAATTTATAAACTGCCGGGCCAGATCGGTACCAAAACTGGCATCGGCGGTGGCTCTGGTGATTAAAATACCGGAAGCGGTGGAAATAAGCAAAGCCGGAATCTGGGAAACCAGACCGTCGCCAATGGTCAAAATGGTATAGGTCTGCACCGAAGTCATTACATCCATGCCCTTTTGCAGCACCCCGATGGTTATGCCACCGATGATATTAATAATGATGATGACAATACCGGCTATGGCATCACCCCGTACGAACTTGCTGGCACCGTCCATGGCCCCGAAAAAATCAGCTTCCCGCTGCAGCTTGCGGCGGCGTTCCCGGGCCTCATCTTCACCAATCAACCCGCTGTTAAAATCCGCATCAATACTCATCTGCTTGCCGGGCATGGCATCCAGGGTAAAACGCGCCGTTACTTCGGACACCCGGCCCGCACCGTTGGTAATCACCACGAACTGAATTACTGTAATAATAATAAATACAATGGCCCCCACCACGTAGTCGCCGCCCACCACAAATTCACCAAAACCCTTGATGATATTGCCGGCTTGCGCCTCACTTAAAATCAACCGGGTGGAGGAGATATTCAATGCCAACCTGTAAAGGGTTGTAACCAGCAGTAGAGTGGGAAAAATAGAAAACTGCAGCGGCTCGGTGGTAAACATGGTAATCATGATAATCACCAGGGCCAGGGTAATGCTGATGGTTAGAAACAAATCCAGTGCCAGAGGCGGCAGAGGGATAATAATCAACAGCACTATACCCAGAATAGCGGCCGCTATAATAAGGTCAGTATTTTTTTTAAACAATTGGCCGTAACCCGCCTGGGAAAAGGTAGTCACTTTGTATCCCCCAAATCAAAGTTCTATAGTACTGTCCTGGGCTTGTAAACTTTACCCGGCTTTGCCCTTTAGCCGGTAGACCATGGCAATTATCTCAGCAATGGCCTGGTATAATTCCACGGGAATTTCACTACCGATACCCACGTTTTGGTACAATGCCCGGGCCACCGGCGGGTTCTCCACCACGGGAACGTTATTTTGCCTGGCTAAGTTCTTAATGGCTTGAGCCAGATCGCCCGCACCTTTGGCAACAACCACCGGTGCACCGGTTTCTTTTTCATCATACCGGATGGCCACGGACACGTGAACCGGGTTGGTGATAACCACCGTAGCCCTGGGTACCTCCTGGCGGATGGCATTGGCCAGGATTTCCCGCTGCCTGCGACGCAGCCAGGATTTAACCAAAGGATCCCCTTCGGTTTGTTTCAGTTCATCCTTAACTTCCTGTTTGGTCATACGCAAGTTTTTGATATGTTCATAGCGCTGGAACATCATATCAAAAAATGATACCACCAAAAAGGCACCCGCTCCGGCAAAGGCAGTCAATAATAATATGGAGGCAATCAATTCCAGCAACTGGGCCGGGGTTTTAAAATGTATAAGCAATAATTCGGATAATCGCGCCTTAACCACCCAGTAAACAGTGGCGGCAACGATAATTATTTTCAGTACATTTTTAACCAGCTCAAATAAGCTTCGCAGGCTGAAAATCCGCTTAAAACCCTCCACGGGGTTAAGCCTTTCAAACTTTGGTTGCAGCACCCGGGGGGCAAAGAGAACGCCCACCTGCAAAACATTGGCGGCAACGGCTGCAATAAGAATAATAACAAACAGGGGCATGAAAACCATACTTACACGTGCCAAAAAACCAATCATGTAGTAGGGCAGGTTTTCTGCCGGCAAATGAATGTTCACACCGGTCTCAAAATGTTCCAGCAGCAGCCGCTGCATGGAGTAAATGATGCCATCCTCCATGAAGGCAATTGCAAAAAGGGCAGCCAGTAAAATAATAGCCGCACTCAAGTCCCGGCTCTTGGGCACCTGTCCCTTTTCCCGCGCTTCCCTCAGCCTTCGCGGCGATGGCGCTTCGGTTTTTTGCTGCGCAGAATTATTGTCCGCCATCAAGTTATTCCTTTCAACAAGATACCCATGTCCCGCCCGATAACTGTGCACAGTGAATAAATTATACGCACCAGCACGGGCACCATCACACTGAGCGTGACCATACCAAAGATAATCTTAATGGGGAAGCCCAGCATAAATACATTAATCTGGGGCGCGGTCCGGGCTAACAGTCCCAGGGTTATATCCACCACCAGCATAACAGCAACCAGCGGGGCCGCAATTTGTACCCCCAGGGTAATCATCTGGGCAAAGACTTTTATTAAAAACATGGCCACGTCGCCGCTTACCTGAGCGGTGTTAACCGGCACTACGGAAAAACTACGGGTTAACGCCGAAATAATCATGTGGTGACCATCAACGGCTAGGAGCACGGCCAGCCCCGTCATATGCAAGAAACGGGATACAATACCCGCCGTGGCCCCGGCCAGCGGATCAAATATCAAACTCATAAAGAAACCAATCTGCATATCAATCAAGCTACCGGCATAAATGAGCGCACTTAGCACCAGAGTAGCCGTATAGCCCAGGGCCAGTCCCACCATTACCTCCCGTACCAGGGCAAAAATATACTGCCACCCGTCCGAAGGGTATACCTCAGTACCGGTAGCCATGGTGGGATAAATAACCACCGCCATGGTAAAGGACAGGCCTATCTTAACCAACCCGGGGATATTGCCCAGTGAAAACAGCGGTCCCGCCACAAAGAAAGCGGACAGTCTGGCCAGCACAAGAAAAAAAAGCGCCAGTTGATTAATATCCAGCAATGTATAAACCCCTTACCTTAGCAAATCGGGAATCCTGTTGTAAACACGGGTGGTAAAACTCATCATGACACGCATGATCCACGGTGCCATGACGGCCAGGGTTATAAACACGGCAATTATTTTCGGCACAAAGGTGAGGGACTGTTCCTGCACCTGGGTGGTGGCCTGCAAAATACTGATCACCAATCCTACGATCAGGGAAACGGCCAGCGGAGGCAAGGACACGATGCATACCATCAAAAGGGCATCCCGGACCAGCTCAACAATGAAAGTTTCAGACACCTGCTTCCCTCCCTGTTAAAAGCTTTCCACCAGCGTTTTAACCACCAGATACCACCCATCCACCATTACAAAAAGTAATATTTTAAAGGGTAGGGATATCATCACCGGCGGCAGCATAAACATGCCCATGGACATCAGGGTACTGGCCACCACCATATCGATCACCAGAAAAGGTACATAAATCATAAAGCCGATCTGAAACGCAGTTTTAAGCTCACTTATCACAAAGGCGGGTATCAAAACGTCGGCGGATAACTCCTCCTGGTTTTGCGGTTTTTCCTTATCTGCAATATTTATAAACAAGGCCAGGTCCTTTTCCCGGGTTTGCTGGACCATAAAGGAGCGTAAAGGGGCAAATCCCCTGTCTATAGCAGCCTGTCTAAGAATTGATACTTTAAAAAACTGTGGTTA from Desulfallas thermosapovorans DSM 6562 carries:
- the flhA gene encoding flagellar biosynthesis protein FlhA; the encoded protein is MTTFSQAGYGQLFKKNTDLIIAAAILGIVLLIIIPLPPLALDLFLTISITLALVIIMITMFTTEPLQFSIFPTLLLVTTLYRLALNISSTRLILSEAQAGNIIKGFGEFVVGGDYVVGAIVFIIITVIQFVVITNGAGRVSEVTARFTLDAMPGKQMSIDADFNSGLIGEDEARERRRKLQREADFFGAMDGASKFVRGDAIAGIVIIIINIIGGITIGVLQKGMDVMTSVQTYTILTIGDGLVSQIPALLISTASGILITRATADASFGTDLARQFINFPKIMFIVAGILFAIGLIPAMPGLVFFALAGALAFLGYSLLNAQKREELLVQEQDAQKRVQEKREPENVLQLLETDPLQIEIGYNLIPLTDDRAGGDLLQRLTAVRRQLAAEMGLYVRPIRIRDNLQLPPNRYIFRIHGEEIDGGELMPGYYLALNPTGQEINVAGIATTEPTFGLPAWWVTGEQKEQVELAGFTVVDSPTVLVTHLTEFIKKYAHELIGRQDTRELIDVVREKNPAVVEDLVPEPMSVGEVQKVLQNLLKENVPIKDIITILEALGDGVRMNKDLDFLIEHVRQALARSICRSLLNAENKLQVITLHPKIEKMMTDAIQPTQMGSYPVLEPRLARQVLESIAKTVDNALGKGYSPVLLCSPRLRLPLRRFIVRQMPGTAVLSMNEIIPEIEIEAVGTVVMDEN
- the flhB gene encoding flagellar biosynthesis protein FlhB, whose product is MADNNSAQQKTEAPSPRRLREAREKGQVPKSRDLSAAIILLAALFAIAFMEDGIIYSMQRLLLEHFETGVNIHLPAENLPYYMIGFLARVSMVFMPLFVIILIAAVAANVLQVGVLFAPRVLQPKFERLNPVEGFKRIFSLRSLFELVKNVLKIIIVAATVYWVVKARLSELLLIHFKTPAQLLELIASILLLTAFAGAGAFLVVSFFDMMFQRYEHIKNLRMTKQEVKDELKQTEGDPLVKSWLRRRQREILANAIRQEVPRATVVITNPVHVSVAIRYDEKETGAPVVVAKGAGDLAQAIKNLARQNNVPVVENPPVARALYQNVGIGSEIPVELYQAIAEIIAMVYRLKGKAG
- the fliR gene encoding flagellar biosynthetic protein FliR; amino-acid sequence: MLDINQLALFFLVLARLSAFFVAGPLFSLGNIPGLVKIGLSFTMAVVIYPTMATGTEVYPSDGWQYIFALVREVMVGLALGYTATLVLSALIYAGSLIDMQIGFFMSLIFDPLAGATAGIVSRFLHMTGLAVLLAVDGHHMIISALTRSFSVVPVNTAQVSGDVAMFLIKVFAQMITLGVQIAAPLVAVMLVVDITLGLLARTAPQINVFMLGFPIKIIFGMVTLSVMVPVLVRIIYSLCTVIGRDMGILLKGIT
- the fliQ gene encoding flagellar biosynthesis protein FliQ; this encodes MSETFIVELVRDALLMVCIVSLPPLAVSLIVGLVISILQATTQVQEQSLTFVPKIIAVFITLAVMAPWIMRVMMSFTTRVYNRIPDLLR